A window of Amycolatopsis australiensis contains these coding sequences:
- a CDS encoding FHA domain-containing protein FhaB/FipA: MPELVVQLTRVGFLVLLWLFVFAALRVVRSDLYAASGMRVQVPPFGRKKEKKPRNSKSPQQLLVTHGALAGTRIALDGRPILIGRADDSTLVLDDDYASTRHARIAQRGEDWYVEDLGSTNGTYLDRAKVTAPLRVPLGVPIRIGKTVIELRP, translated from the coding sequence GTGCCAGAGCTGGTCGTACAACTCACCAGGGTGGGCTTCCTCGTGCTGCTCTGGCTCTTCGTGTTCGCCGCGCTCCGAGTCGTCCGCTCGGATCTCTACGCGGCTTCCGGCATGCGCGTCCAGGTGCCGCCCTTCGGGCGCAAGAAGGAGAAGAAGCCGCGCAACAGCAAGTCACCGCAGCAGCTGCTGGTGACCCACGGCGCGCTCGCCGGGACACGCATCGCCCTCGACGGACGGCCGATCCTGATCGGCCGGGCCGACGACTCCACGTTGGTGCTGGACGACGACTACGCCTCGACCCGGCACGCCCGGATCGCCCAGCGCGGCGAGGACTGGTACGTGGAAGATCTGGGCTCGACGAACGGGACCTACCTGGACCGGGCTAAGGTCACTGCACCCCTCCGGGTCCCGCTCGGAGTCCCCATCCGGATCGGCAAGACGGTGATCGAGCTTCGCCCATGA
- a CDS encoding PP2C family protein-serine/threonine phosphatase → MTLVLRYAARSDRGLVRSSNQDSVYAGPRLLALADGMGGHAAGEVASKVVIASLAPLDDDEPGDDLLAQLREAVANGNAAIAELVSQDPDLDGMGTTLTAVLFAGNRLGLVHVGDSRAYLLRGGQFAQITRDDSFVNELLEQGRITPEEAAVHPQRSLLLKALTGHEVEPSLTVREARAGDRYLICSDGLSGMVSDETLAEAVQIPDPQQCADRMIELALKGGGTDNVTVIIADVVDVDFGEDAPIVGGAAGDGSDERHQGDSPAARARALTQPPPPPRPELPQPTEDPKAKRRKRFRWLAGALVVLVVLAAAAIATRYFVLSQYYVGEGADQEVVIYRGVPGSILGIDLHTYEQGSCPPNQVCTDKLRVDQLQEDARLAVQNGVKKDSLDDARKYIDDFLQLHKRLNNCAPAGGQPSPSPTPTVTPTPTPSAPAGSTAPSSANQPAGRDCSTPSSTAPTTGGGN, encoded by the coding sequence ATGACTCTCGTCCTCCGCTACGCAGCCCGCAGCGACCGGGGCCTGGTGCGTTCGAGCAACCAGGACTCCGTGTACGCCGGCCCTCGCCTGCTCGCGCTCGCCGACGGCATGGGTGGGCACGCGGCGGGTGAAGTGGCCAGCAAGGTCGTCATCGCCTCGCTCGCCCCGCTCGACGACGACGAGCCGGGCGACGACCTGCTCGCGCAGCTGCGGGAGGCGGTGGCCAACGGCAACGCCGCGATCGCCGAGCTGGTTTCGCAGGACCCGGACCTCGACGGCATGGGCACCACGCTGACCGCGGTGCTGTTCGCCGGCAACCGGCTGGGCCTGGTGCACGTCGGCGACTCGCGCGCGTACCTGCTGCGCGGCGGCCAGTTCGCGCAGATCACGCGGGACGACAGCTTCGTCAACGAGCTGCTGGAGCAGGGCCGGATCACGCCGGAAGAGGCGGCGGTGCACCCGCAGCGGTCGCTGTTGCTGAAGGCGCTCACCGGGCACGAGGTCGAGCCGAGCCTGACCGTGCGCGAAGCGCGTGCCGGTGACCGGTACCTGATCTGCTCGGACGGGCTGTCCGGCATGGTCAGCGATGAGACGCTGGCCGAGGCCGTGCAGATCCCGGACCCGCAGCAGTGCGCGGACCGGATGATCGAGCTGGCGCTCAAGGGCGGCGGCACCGACAACGTCACGGTGATCATCGCCGACGTGGTCGACGTCGACTTCGGCGAGGACGCGCCCATCGTGGGCGGCGCCGCCGGGGACGGCAGCGACGAACGGCACCAGGGCGACTCCCCCGCGGCGCGGGCCAGGGCGCTGACCCAGCCGCCACCGCCGCCGCGGCCCGAGCTGCCGCAGCCGACCGAAGACCCCAAAGCCAAGCGCCGGAAGCGGTTCCGCTGGCTCGCCGGCGCGCTGGTGGTGCTCGTGGTGCTCGCCGCGGCCGCCATCGCCACCCGCTACTTCGTCCTGAGTCAGTACTATGTCGGCGAGGGAGCGGACCAGGAGGTCGTGATCTACCGCGGCGTCCCCGGCAGCATCCTCGGCATCGACCTGCACACCTACGAGCAGGGTTCCTGCCCGCCCAACCAGGTGTGCACCGACAAGCTGCGCGTCGACCAGCTCCAGGAGGACGCGCGGCTGGCGGTGCAGAACGGCGTCAAGAAGGACAGCCTGGACGACGCCCGGAAGTACATCGACGACTTCCTCCAGCTGCACAAGCGCCTGAACAACTGCGCGCCGGCGGGCGGCCAGCCGTCCCCGTCGCCGACCCCCACGGTCACGCCGACGCCCACTCCGTCGGCTCCGGCCGGCTCCACTGCTCCGTCGTCGGCGAACCAGCCAGCGGGGAGGGACTGCTCGACGCCGAGTTCGACGGCACCGACGACGGGAGGCGGTAACTGA